One genomic region from Pseudoduganella lutea encodes:
- a CDS encoding sensor histidine kinase: MSNETMKTATGGARGALGFVRELGETASSLWWQFFDWLAQVPMRQLVVTWVLATLLACTPVIHPKQAAAFIVISLGLKVLAGGKRKAEIEARRASQQAGTEELERRLVEARMAALQAQVEPHFLFNTLALIGQLIETDPPQAARIHQHLIDYLRSTLPQMRSRGNGTLGRQITLSRSYLAIMQARMKARLAVSIDVAPGLESATFPPMMLQILIENAIKHGLEPKIEGGRIDIRAFATGSVLQVDVQDDGVGFSCYADDGIGLANVRERLKLMYGTRAELQIETPPEGGCRAAIRVPFAPDIFAEKIS, from the coding sequence ACGATGAAGACGGCAACAGGCGGCGCCCGCGGCGCGCTGGGATTCGTGCGCGAGCTGGGCGAAACCGCCAGCTCGCTGTGGTGGCAATTCTTCGACTGGCTGGCGCAGGTGCCGATGCGCCAGCTCGTGGTGACGTGGGTACTGGCAACGCTGCTGGCCTGCACCCCGGTCATCCACCCCAAACAGGCGGCGGCGTTCATCGTCATTTCGCTGGGCCTGAAGGTGCTGGCGGGCGGCAAGCGCAAGGCCGAGATCGAAGCGCGCCGCGCTTCGCAGCAGGCCGGCACCGAAGAACTGGAACGCCGCCTCGTGGAAGCGCGGATGGCTGCGCTGCAGGCGCAGGTGGAACCGCACTTCCTGTTCAACACGCTGGCGCTGATCGGCCAGCTGATCGAAACGGATCCGCCGCAGGCGGCGCGCATCCACCAGCACCTGATCGATTACCTGCGCTCGACGTTGCCGCAGATGCGTTCGCGCGGCAACGGCACGCTGGGCCGGCAGATCACCCTGTCGCGCTCCTACCTGGCGATCATGCAGGCGCGCATGAAGGCGCGGCTGGCCGTGTCGATCGACGTGGCGCCCGGACTGGAAAGCGCCACGTTCCCGCCCATGATGCTGCAGATCCTGATCGAGAACGCGATCAAGCACGGGCTGGAACCGAAGATCGAGGGTGGCCGCATCGACATCCGCGCCTTTGCCACGGGCAGCGTGCTGCAGGTGGACGTGCAGGACGACGGCGTCGGCTTTTCCTGCTATGCGGACGACGGCATCGGCCTGGCCAACGTGCGCGAGCGGCTCAAGCTGATGTATGGCACGCGCGCCGAACTGCAGATCGAAACGCCGCCCGAAGGCGGGTGCCGGGCGGCCATTCGCGTGCCGTTCGCGCCGGACATCTTCGCGGAGAAGATATCATGA
- a CDS encoding LytR/AlgR family response regulator transcription factor, with translation MTPTALIADDEEPMRDMLRARLRECWPELSIVAEAANGVEAIALAGQHQPDVVFLDIRMPGMSGIEAARMLFNRCHIVFVTAYDQYAIEAFEQGALDYLLKPVGGERLRTTCARLKDRIGQQPGDIAAQLSRLLDGRAEGGKGGRDYLHWIQAQVGSSLRMISTREILFFQADEKYTRVQTAQGEVLIRKTLKELADELDPDEFWRIHRSTLVRVDAIAEVTRDLRGRQMVRVKHCAEQLEVSRGNTHLFQQM, from the coding sequence ATGACGCCCACCGCCCTGATCGCGGATGACGAAGAGCCGATGCGCGACATGCTGCGCGCCCGGCTGCGCGAATGCTGGCCTGAGCTGTCGATCGTGGCCGAGGCGGCGAACGGCGTGGAAGCGATCGCGCTGGCCGGACAGCACCAGCCGGACGTGGTGTTCCTCGACATCCGCATGCCCGGCATGTCCGGCATCGAGGCGGCGCGCATGCTGTTCAACCGCTGCCACATCGTCTTCGTCACCGCCTATGACCAGTATGCGATCGAGGCCTTCGAGCAGGGGGCGCTGGACTACCTGCTGAAACCCGTCGGCGGCGAACGGCTGCGAACCACCTGCGCGCGGCTGAAGGACCGCATCGGCCAGCAGCCCGGCGATATCGCGGCGCAGCTGTCGCGCCTGCTGGACGGGCGTGCCGAGGGCGGCAAGGGCGGCCGCGACTACCTGCACTGGATCCAGGCCCAGGTGGGCAGCAGCCTGCGGATGATCAGCACGCGCGAAATCCTGTTCTTCCAGGCCGATGAGAAATACACCCGCGTGCAGACGGCACAGGGCGAAGTCCTGATCCGCAAGACGCTGAAGGAACTGGCGGACGAACTCGATCCGGACGAGTTCTGGCGCATCCACCGCTCCACGCTGGTGCGCGTGGATGCGATCGCGGAAGTCACGCGCGACCTGCGCGGGCGGCAGATGGTGCGCGTGAAACACTGTGCGGAACAGCTCGAAGTCAGTCGCGGCAACACCCATTTATTCCAGCAAATGTAA
- a CDS encoding VOC family protein, whose product MTTQHASGPHAVPKHTRATIMPCLRYRDAPAAIEWLCSNLGFEATLVVRNEDGTVAHAQLSYGNGMIMLGSIFDTDYGRLLKQPVETGKYVTQSSYLVVNDADRVHERVMDAGGEVVLPLQDEDYGGRGFTCRDPEGHVWSIGTYDPWAEAERPR is encoded by the coding sequence ATGACGACACAACATGCGTCTGGCCCCCATGCCGTCCCCAAGCACACGCGCGCCACCATCATGCCTTGCCTGCGTTACCGCGATGCCCCCGCCGCCATCGAATGGCTGTGCAGTAACCTGGGCTTCGAAGCCACGCTCGTGGTGCGCAACGAGGATGGTACGGTGGCCCATGCCCAGCTCTCCTATGGCAACGGCATGATCATGCTGGGATCGATCTTCGATACCGACTATGGCCGCCTGCTGAAACAGCCGGTGGAAACGGGAAAGTACGTGACGCAAAGTTCCTATCTCGTCGTCAATGATGCGGACAGGGTGCATGAGCGCGTCATGGATGCGGGCGGCGAAGTCGTGCTGCCACTGCAGGATGAGGATTATGGCGGCCGTGGCTTCACGTGCCGCGACCCCGAGGGGCATGTGTGGAGCATCGGCACCTACGACCCGTGGGCCGAGGCTGAACGGCCCCGCTGA
- a CDS encoding nucleoside deaminase — MKKTIDVQAAAAIASLEAIAAKTQGTFGVGGVMLDGFGNVLQAVHNEVIRDGLIWDPTAHGERQLVDWYFAETARGRALPPPHEITIVTSLDPCCMCAGAILAAGFNVVVAANDADAGINHDGGGAFPALPEALRPQALATFAYPAVLGSSSYARAAAGAPPPPFFIGKTIAEPTQALCSLVFEATTEAVTDLFNNDPPRHGLLDPATLPDDHAIVRALKRACPDALTYRATPRRPDAGLAPYLRHAMERDRAQGGSGNAVAMLDAFGNLLLCCHGRHAQSGIRTAFMECTRAYAQLRYRLMVGADADRQQEVRRYLGHPKDGTFVLAVGPDDSALSFMELGAYGSTMEGALPADNPTQLQYVRPGMAPGQLDALCANLPPLYRDLIGINPVQVVDDALIKSLSQSLSQSPSESPSESPSESSRGAAGGPGNA; from the coding sequence GTGAAGAAGACGATCGACGTCCAGGCCGCCGCCGCCATCGCTTCGCTGGAAGCGATCGCGGCGAAAACGCAGGGCACGTTCGGCGTGGGCGGCGTGATGCTCGATGGCTTCGGCAACGTGCTGCAGGCCGTCCACAACGAGGTGATCCGCGATGGCCTGATCTGGGATCCGACCGCGCACGGCGAGCGCCAGCTCGTCGACTGGTACTTCGCGGAGACGGCCAGGGGCAGGGCGCTGCCGCCGCCGCACGAGATCACGATCGTCACGTCGCTCGATCCGTGCTGCATGTGCGCGGGAGCGATCCTGGCGGCGGGGTTCAACGTCGTCGTTGCCGCCAACGATGCCGATGCCGGCATCAACCACGATGGCGGCGGCGCCTTCCCCGCGCTGCCCGAAGCCCTGCGCCCGCAGGCCCTTGCCACCTTTGCCTATCCGGCAGTGCTGGGTTCGTCGTCCTATGCGCGCGCCGCAGCCGGTGCGCCGCCGCCGCCGTTCTTCATCGGGAAGACGATCGCGGAACCCACCCAGGCCCTGTGCTCGCTCGTGTTCGAGGCCACGACGGAAGCGGTGACGGACCTGTTCAACAACGATCCGCCCCGCCACGGCCTGCTCGATCCCGCCACGCTGCCGGATGATCACGCGATCGTGCGCGCGCTGAAACGCGCCTGCCCGGATGCGCTGACCTACCGCGCCACGCCGCGCCGGCCGGATGCCGGCCTGGCACCCTACCTGCGCCATGCCATGGAGCGCGACCGCGCGCAGGGCGGCAGCGGCAATGCGGTGGCCATGCTGGATGCGTTCGGCAACCTGCTGCTGTGCTGCCACGGGCGGCATGCGCAATCCGGCATCCGCACCGCTTTCATGGAATGCACGCGTGCGTATGCGCAGTTGCGCTACCGGCTGATGGTGGGCGCCGATGCGGATCGCCAGCAGGAAGTGCGCCGCTACCTCGGCCATCCGAAAGACGGCACGTTCGTCTTGGCCGTGGGGCCGGACGACAGCGCGCTCAGCTTCATGGAGCTGGGCGCCTACGGTTCGACGATGGAAGGCGCGCTGCCGGCGGATAATCCGACGCAGCTGCAGTATGTGCGGCCAGGCATGGCACCCGGTCAGCTCGACGCGTTGTGCGCGAACCTGCCGCCGCTGTACCGCGACCTGATCGGGATCAATCCGGTGCAGGTCGTGGATGACGCACTGATCAAGTCACTGAGCCAGTCACTGAGCCAGTCACCGAGCGAATCACCGAGCGAATCACCGAGCGAATCGTCCCGGGGCGCCGCAGGCGGGCCGGGCAACGCGTAA
- a CDS encoding cytidine deaminase: MNTEQLIEEAKAARLKAYTPYSNFKVGAALLARDGRVFHGCNVENAAYGLCNCAERTAFFSAFAQGCKPGDFDKLVVIGETDGPIAPCGACRQVILELGGNALPVILTNLKGDVFETTAAAQLPNAFGGHDLKRT, from the coding sequence ATGAATACGGAACAATTGATCGAGGAAGCCAAGGCGGCGCGGTTGAAGGCTTATACGCCGTACTCGAATTTCAAGGTGGGGGCGGCGCTGCTGGCCCGCGATGGCAGGGTGTTCCATGGCTGTAACGTGGAAAACGCGGCGTACGGCCTGTGCAACTGTGCGGAGCGCACCGCGTTCTTCAGCGCCTTTGCGCAGGGCTGCAAGCCAGGCGATTTCGACAAGCTCGTCGTGATCGGCGAGACCGATGGCCCGATCGCGCCATGCGGCGCGTGCCGCCAGGTGATCCTGGAGCTGGGCGGCAACGCGCTGCCCGTCATCCTCACGAACCTGAAGGGCGACGTGTTCGAGACGACGGCCGCGGCCCAGCTGCCGAACGCGTTCGGTGGTCACGACCTGAAGCGTACGTAA
- the deoA gene encoding thymidine phosphorylase — MIRKKRDGGTLTAEEIRFFVGGITTGETTEGQIAALAMAVYFNDMTMDERVAFTLAMRDSGDVLEWKSLNLPGPVMDKHSTGGVGDLVSLLLGPMIAACGGFVPMISGRGLGHTGGTLDKFDSIPGYTTVPDNELFRKVVKEVGVAIIGQTASLAPADKRFYGIRDVTGTVESVAMITGSILSKKLAAGLDVLAMDVKAGSGAFMPTYEKSVELAESIVNVGNGAGTLTSALLTDMNESLAPAAGNAVEVRCAIDYLTGKSRPARLHEVTLALCAEMLVLGKLAASEEEARAKLQASLDSGEAADRFARMVAALGGPADLMQNPDKYLEKAPVIVPVPAPQSGFAAATNCRAIGLAVVALGGGRTRPQDTIDFAVGLTDLVDLGQRIEAGQPLAHVHARTEAAAQRAIADVQAAYTIADMAPPANPIVYRTIRP; from the coding sequence ATCATCCGCAAGAAACGCGATGGCGGCACCCTCACCGCAGAAGAAATCCGCTTCTTCGTCGGCGGCATCACCACCGGTGAAACCACCGAAGGCCAGATCGCCGCGCTGGCGATGGCCGTGTACTTCAACGACATGACGATGGACGAGCGCGTCGCGTTCACGCTGGCCATGCGCGACTCCGGCGACGTGCTGGAATGGAAATCGCTCAACCTGCCCGGCCCTGTAATGGACAAGCATTCGACCGGCGGCGTGGGCGATCTCGTGTCGCTGCTGCTCGGCCCCATGATCGCCGCGTGCGGCGGCTTCGTGCCGATGATCTCGGGCCGCGGCCTGGGCCACACGGGCGGCACGCTGGACAAGTTCGACTCGATCCCCGGCTACACGACGGTGCCGGACAACGAACTGTTCCGCAAGGTGGTGAAGGAAGTGGGCGTGGCCATCATCGGCCAGACGGCTTCGCTGGCGCCGGCCGACAAGCGCTTCTACGGCATCCGCGACGTGACGGGCACCGTGGAATCGGTGGCGATGATCACCGGCTCGATCCTGTCGAAGAAGCTGGCCGCCGGCCTGGACGTGCTGGCGATGGACGTGAAGGCCGGCAGCGGCGCGTTCATGCCGACGTACGAAAAATCGGTGGAGCTGGCCGAGTCGATCGTCAACGTGGGCAATGGCGCCGGCACGCTCACTTCCGCGCTGCTGACGGACATGAACGAATCGCTGGCGCCTGCCGCCGGCAATGCCGTCGAAGTGCGCTGCGCGATCGACTACCTGACCGGCAAGTCGCGCCCGGCGCGCCTGCATGAAGTCACGCTGGCGCTGTGCGCCGAGATGCTCGTGCTGGGCAAGCTGGCCGCCAGCGAGGAAGAAGCCCGCGCCAAGCTGCAGGCCTCGCTCGACTCCGGCGAAGCCGCCGACCGCTTCGCCCGCATGGTGGCCGCGCTGGGCGGCCCGGCCGACCTGATGCAGAACCCGGACAAGTACCTGGAAAAGGCGCCGGTCATCGTGCCCGTGCCGGCACCGCAATCGGGCTTTGCCGCCGCCACGAACTGCCGCGCCATCGGCCTGGCCGTGGTCGCCCTTGGCGGTGGCCGCACCCGCCCGCAAGACACGATCGACTTCGCCGTCGGCCTGACGGACCTGGTCGACCTGGGCCAGCGCATCGAAGCCGGCCAGCCGCTGGCCCACGTCCACGCCCGCACCGAAGCCGCCGCCCAGCGCGCCATCGCCGACGTGCAGGCCGCCTACACGATCGCCGACATGGCCCCGCCCGCCAACCCGATCGTCTACCGCACGATCCGGCCGTAA
- a CDS encoding aldehyde dehydrogenase family protein, with protein MPTINEILNTMEYGPAPESQKEAQAWLEQRGRKFGLFIDNAWSEPGDVFASTNPADGKPLAELTQATADDVDRAVQAARRAQPAWAALGGHGRAKILYAIARLMQKHARLFAVLETLDNGKTIRETRDADLPLVARHFYHHAGWAQLLDEEFPNHRPVGVVGQIVPWNFPLLMLAWKIAPALAAGNTVVFKPAEFTPLTALLFAEICVQAGVPAGVVNIVTGDGRTGEAIVKHEGIDKLAFTGSTEVGRLIREATAGTGKKLSLELGGKSPYIVFEDADIDAAVEGLVDSIWFNQGQVCCAGSRLLVQESVEERFLKKLKARMDNLRLGSPLDKSMDIGALVDPIQRQRIHGLVEAARSEGCEIYQPSACEIPADGSWFPPTLIMGASTSAAVAQAEIFGPVLVAMSFRTPAEAVQLANNTVYGLAACVWSENISLALDVAPQIKAGVVWINTANQFDAACGFGGYKESGYGREGGREGLYEYLVPVSEDARPALPSLPKSSASAKAAAPSSDPFAIDRTAKLYIGGKQARPDGAYSRAIHGAEGAFLGEIGEGSRKDIRNAVEAAHKAAGWTKATAHNRAQVLYYIAENLAARGREFADRIAAQTGAKDAEREVQASIERLFYWAAWADKYDGAAHQPPMHGITVALNEAIGVIGIVCPNENPLLGFISLVAPAIAVGNRVVAVPSEAYPLSATDLYQVFDTSDLPGGVVNIVTGSADELARTLATHSDIDAVWRHDGSLEGCAEVERLSAGSLKRTWTGGAKGRDWFSVQQAAGRTVLQHVTQVKNIWIPYGV; from the coding sequence ATGCCAACTATCAACGAGATCCTCAACACCATGGAATACGGCCCCGCACCCGAGAGCCAGAAAGAAGCGCAAGCGTGGCTGGAGCAGCGCGGCCGCAAGTTCGGCCTGTTCATCGACAACGCCTGGAGCGAGCCCGGTGACGTATTCGCGTCCACCAACCCGGCCGACGGCAAGCCGCTGGCCGAGCTGACGCAGGCCACGGCGGACGACGTGGATCGCGCCGTGCAAGCCGCGCGCCGCGCGCAGCCGGCATGGGCCGCGCTGGGTGGCCACGGCCGCGCGAAGATCCTGTATGCGATCGCGCGCCTGATGCAGAAGCATGCGCGCCTGTTCGCCGTGCTGGAAACGCTGGACAACGGCAAGACGATCCGCGAAACGCGCGACGCCGACCTGCCGTTGGTGGCCCGTCATTTCTATCACCATGCCGGCTGGGCCCAGCTGCTCGACGAGGAATTCCCGAACCACCGCCCGGTGGGTGTGGTGGGCCAGATCGTGCCGTGGAACTTCCCGCTGCTGATGCTGGCTTGGAAGATCGCTCCCGCGCTGGCGGCCGGCAACACGGTCGTGTTCAAGCCGGCCGAGTTCACGCCGCTGACCGCGCTGCTGTTCGCCGAGATCTGCGTGCAGGCCGGCGTGCCGGCGGGTGTGGTCAACATCGTCACCGGCGATGGCCGCACGGGTGAAGCGATCGTCAAACACGAAGGCATCGACAAGCTGGCGTTCACCGGTTCCACCGAGGTGGGACGCCTGATCCGCGAAGCGACGGCCGGCACCGGCAAGAAGCTGTCGCTCGAACTGGGCGGCAAGTCGCCGTACATCGTGTTCGAAGATGCCGATATCGATGCGGCCGTCGAAGGCCTCGTCGATTCGATCTGGTTCAACCAGGGGCAGGTATGCTGCGCCGGTTCGCGCCTGCTGGTGCAGGAATCCGTGGAAGAGCGCTTCCTGAAGAAGCTCAAGGCGCGCATGGACAACCTGCGCCTCGGTTCCCCGCTCGACAAGTCGATGGACATCGGCGCGCTGGTCGACCCGATCCAGCGCCAGCGCATCCATGGCCTGGTGGAAGCGGCGCGTTCGGAAGGCTGCGAGATCTACCAGCCATCGGCATGCGAAATCCCGGCCGACGGCTCGTGGTTCCCGCCCACGCTGATCATGGGCGCATCGACTTCCGCCGCTGTGGCGCAGGCCGAGATCTTCGGCCCGGTGCTGGTGGCGATGAGCTTCCGCACCCCGGCCGAAGCCGTGCAACTGGCGAACAACACCGTGTACGGCCTGGCCGCCTGCGTGTGGTCCGAGAACATCAGCCTGGCGCTGGACGTGGCGCCGCAGATCAAGGCCGGCGTGGTGTGGATCAATACCGCGAACCAGTTCGATGCCGCGTGCGGCTTCGGCGGCTACAAGGAATCGGGCTATGGCCGCGAAGGCGGCCGTGAAGGGTTGTATGAATACCTGGTGCCGGTGAGCGAGGATGCGCGTCCCGCCTTGCCTTCGTTGCCGAAATCCTCCGCTTCGGCCAAGGCCGCCGCGCCGTCGAGCGATCCGTTCGCCATCGACCGCACCGCCAAACTGTACATCGGCGGCAAGCAGGCCCGCCCGGATGGCGCCTACAGCCGTGCGATCCACGGCGCCGAGGGCGCCTTCCTCGGCGAGATCGGCGAGGGCAGCCGCAAGGACATCCGCAATGCCGTCGAAGCCGCGCATAAAGCCGCCGGCTGGACGAAGGCCACCGCGCACAACCGCGCGCAGGTGCTGTACTACATCGCCGAGAACCTGGCTGCCCGCGGTCGCGAGTTCGCCGACCGCATCGCCGCGCAGACCGGTGCAAAGGATGCCGAGCGTGAAGTGCAGGCATCGATCGAGCGCCTGTTCTACTGGGCCGCGTGGGCCGACAAGTACGATGGCGCCGCGCACCAGCCGCCGATGCATGGCATCACCGTGGCGCTGAACGAAGCCATCGGCGTGATCGGCATCGTCTGCCCCAACGAGAATCCGCTGCTGGGCTTCATCTCGCTGGTCGCGCCGGCCATCGCCGTGGGCAACCGCGTGGTGGCAGTGCCGTCCGAGGCCTATCCGCTGTCAGCCACCGACTTGTACCAGGTGTTCGACACGTCGGACCTGCCGGGCGGCGTCGTCAACATCGTCACCGGCAGCGCCGACGAACTGGCCCGCACGCTGGCCACGCACTCGGATATCGATGCGGTTTGGCGCCACGACGGTTCGCTCGAGGGCTGCGCCGAAGTGGAGCGGCTGTCGGCCGGCTCGCTCAAGCGCACTTGGACCGGCGGCGCGAAAGGGCGCGACTGGTTCAGCGTGCAGCAGGCAGCTGGCCGCACCGTGCTGCAGCACGTGACGCAGGTGAAAAATATCTGGATTCCTTACGGCGTCTGA
- the deoC gene encoding deoxyribose-phosphate aldolase has protein sequence MSDSLNSLQDFKRNEATGLDLGWLNHIHVNKAAAERRAASLANRRTVKKEYQAAWLVKAIELIDLTTLAGDDTPGRVERLCMKALRPLRGDLVEALGLQERGLKTGAVCVYHEMIRHADKVLQGRLPIAAVSTGFPAGLTSMETKVREIELSVADGAQEIDIVITRQHVLTGNWQALYDEMVAYRQACGEAHVKAILATGDLVTLENVAKASWVCMMAGADFIKTSTGKEGVNATIPVSLVMVRAIREYHERTGFKVGYKPAGGVSTAKAALQYMTVMKEELGNEWLEPHLFRIGASSLLTDIERQLEHHVTGNYSAAHRHAQP, from the coding sequence ATGAGCGACTCCTTGAACAGCCTGCAAGACTTCAAGCGCAACGAGGCCACTGGCCTCGACCTGGGCTGGCTGAACCACATCCACGTCAACAAGGCGGCGGCCGAACGCCGCGCCGCGTCGCTGGCGAACCGCCGCACCGTGAAGAAGGAATACCAGGCCGCGTGGCTGGTCAAGGCGATCGAGCTGATCGACCTGACCACCCTGGCCGGCGACGATACGCCGGGCCGCGTGGAGCGCCTGTGCATGAAGGCACTGCGCCCCTTGCGCGGCGACCTCGTCGAAGCGCTGGGTTTGCAGGAACGCGGCTTGAAGACGGGTGCCGTCTGCGTGTACCACGAGATGATCCGCCACGCGGACAAGGTGCTGCAGGGCCGCCTGCCGATCGCCGCCGTGTCGACCGGCTTCCCGGCCGGCCTGACGAGCATGGAAACGAAGGTGCGCGAGATCGAACTGTCGGTGGCCGACGGCGCGCAGGAAATCGATATCGTCATCACCCGCCAGCACGTGCTGACGGGGAACTGGCAGGCGCTGTACGACGAGATGGTGGCCTATCGCCAGGCATGCGGCGAAGCGCACGTCAAGGCGATCCTGGCAACCGGCGACCTGGTCACGCTGGAAAACGTGGCGAAGGCTTCGTGGGTGTGCATGATGGCCGGCGCGGATTTCATCAAGACGTCCACCGGCAAGGAAGGCGTGAACGCGACGATCCCCGTGTCGCTGGTGATGGTGCGGGCGATCCGCGAATACCACGAGCGCACCGGTTTCAAGGTCGGCTACAAGCCGGCCGGCGGCGTGTCGACCGCCAAGGCGGCGCTGCAGTACATGACGGTGATGAAGGAAGAGCTGGGCAACGAATGGCTCGAGCCGCACCTGTTCCGCATCGGCGCATCGAGCCTGCTGACCGACATCGAGCGCCAGCTGGAGCACCATGTCACCGGCAATTACTCCGCGGCCCACCGCCACGCGCAACCTTGA
- a CDS encoding phosphopentomutase, which translates to MSRAFILLLDSFGLGATPDADKYGDAATNTFGHIAKWAAEQGKPMSLPALEQLGLAAAAHTACGTWAPGFDRRDGFTAAYGAAREQSTGKDTQSGHWEIAGVPVLFDWGYFPKTVPSFPQELTDKLQTLTGVPGFLGNCHASGTTILTELGDEHVATGKPILYTSADSVLQIAAHEESFGLERLYEMCEIAYKLVQPYNIGRVIARPFLGSDGNYKRTANRHDYAVPPTGPTLLDHVKDAGGEVIALGKISDIYAGQGVTRVVKGPDNMALFDRLLDVEQEAGDKSLTFVNFVDFDMHFGHRRDVQGYSQALHELDARLPEFIARLKEGDLVVITADHGCDPTSPGSDHTREHIPMIFFGPGVQGRELGISETFSDIGQTIAHHLGVKPLSNGTNLL; encoded by the coding sequence ATGTCACGCGCATTCATCCTCCTGCTCGACTCCTTCGGCCTCGGCGCCACGCCGGATGCCGACAAGTATGGCGACGCCGCCACCAACACCTTCGGCCACATTGCCAAATGGGCCGCGGAACAGGGCAAGCCCATGTCCCTTCCCGCGCTGGAACAGCTGGGCCTCGCCGCCGCCGCGCACACCGCCTGCGGCACGTGGGCACCCGGCTTCGACCGGCGCGATGGCTTCACGGCCGCCTACGGCGCGGCACGCGAGCAGTCCACGGGCAAGGACACGCAGAGCGGCCACTGGGAGATTGCCGGCGTGCCGGTGCTGTTCGACTGGGGCTACTTCCCGAAGACGGTGCCGTCGTTCCCGCAGGAGCTGACGGATAAGCTGCAGACGCTGACGGGCGTGCCGGGCTTCCTCGGTAACTGCCACGCCTCCGGCACCACGATCCTCACGGAGCTGGGCGACGAGCATGTGGCCACCGGCAAGCCGATCCTGTATACGTCTGCCGATTCGGTGCTGCAGATCGCGGCGCACGAGGAAAGCTTCGGCCTGGAACGCCTGTACGAGATGTGCGAGATCGCCTACAAGCTGGTGCAGCCGTACAACATCGGCCGCGTGATCGCGCGCCCGTTCCTGGGCAGCGACGGCAACTACAAGCGCACCGCCAACCGCCACGACTACGCGGTGCCGCCGACCGGCCCCACGCTGCTGGACCATGTGAAGGATGCGGGCGGCGAAGTGATCGCGCTGGGCAAGATCAGCGACATCTATGCGGGGCAGGGCGTTACGCGCGTGGTGAAGGGGCCGGACAACATGGCGCTGTTCGACCGCCTGCTCGACGTGGAACAGGAAGCCGGCGACAAGTCGCTGACGTTCGTGAACTTCGTCGACTTCGACATGCACTTCGGCCACCGCCGCGACGTGCAGGGTTACTCGCAGGCGCTGCACGAGCTGGATGCGCGGCTGCCCGAGTTCATCGCCAGGCTGAAGGAGGGCGACCTGGTCGTCATCACCGCGGACCATGGCTGCGACCCCACGTCGCCCGGTTCCGACCATACGCGCGAGCATATCCCGATGATCTTCTTCGGCCCGGGCGTGCAGGGCCGCGAGCTGGGCATTTCCGAAACGTTCTCGGACATCGGCCAGACCATCGCGCACCACCTTGGCGTGAAACCCCTTTCCAACGGAACCAACCTGTTATGA
- the xapA gene encoding xanthosine phosphorylase, producing MSNNSPFQAAAIVRSRAPAGFAPRAALILGSGLGVLADQMTDTVAIGFDELPGFPISTVHGHAGQMVLGKLAGVPVVCLKGRGHFYEGYGLGVMTSAVRTLKLLGCEFLFVTNAAGSLRTEVDAGSLVALNDHINLLPGSPMIGPNDERFGPRFFSMANAYDADLRKQLQDTAAAQQITLHEGVYLSCSGPSFETPAEIRAFSRLGADVVGMSVVPEVVPARHCGLKVIGVSVVTNLAEGLSPFPLSHEQTLKYAAVGAESLVKLIHAFFADLAKA from the coding sequence ATGTCGAATAATTCCCCCTTCCAGGCTGCCGCGATCGTACGTTCCCGTGCCCCGGCCGGCTTTGCGCCGCGCGCCGCGCTGATCCTTGGTTCCGGCCTCGGCGTGTTGGCCGACCAGATGACGGATACCGTCGCGATCGGTTTCGACGAACTGCCGGGCTTCCCGATCAGCACCGTGCATGGTCATGCGGGCCAGATGGTGCTGGGCAAGCTGGCCGGCGTGCCGGTCGTGTGCCTGAAGGGCCGCGGCCACTTCTACGAAGGCTATGGCCTGGGCGTGATGACGAGTGCGGTAAGAACCCTCAAGCTGCTGGGCTGCGAATTCCTGTTCGTCACCAACGCCGCCGGTTCGCTGCGCACGGAAGTCGATGCCGGCTCGCTGGTGGCGCTGAACGACCACATCAACCTGCTGCCGGGTTCGCCGATGATCGGCCCGAACGACGAGCGTTTCGGCCCGCGCTTCTTCAGCATGGCCAACGCCTACGACGCCGACCTGCGCAAGCAGCTGCAGGACACCGCGGCCGCGCAGCAGATCACGCTGCACGAAGGCGTGTACCTGTCGTGCTCCGGCCCGAGCTTTGAAACGCCGGCCGAGATCCGCGCCTTCTCGCGCCTGGGCGCGGACGTTGTCGGCATGTCGGTGGTACCGGAGGTCGTGCCGGCGCGCCACTGCGGCCTGAAGGTGATCGGCGTGTCCGTCGTCACCAACCTGGCCGAAGGCCTGTCGCCGTTCCCGCTGTCCCATGAACAGACGCTGAAATACGCGGCCGTGGGTGCCGAAAGCCTGGTGAAACTGATCCACGCTTTCTTTGCGGACCTCGCCAAGGCTTAA